CGGAGAACTGGGCGAGGCGCTTGGTCGGCTTCACCGAGGGCGTGCCGGCCTGGCTGGTGGTGGCGACGCTTTCATTCTTGCCGAACAGGCTGACGACCGGGGAGAGCAGGCCGCTGCGCGCCGCCGACATCTTGAGCGAATTGACGCCCATGCCGTAATTCATGAAATATTTCAGCAAATCGGGCAGGCCCACCTCGATCGACATCGGCGGCAAGACCGTCCCGCCCGAGGTGAAGACGTGCTTGTTCGCGCCACCTGTAAGGGTGTCGCCCGAAAGCGTCGCCGTCGTGGTGGTCTCCAGCGTATAGGTGTTGCCGGCAATGCCCAGGGTGTCGTGCTCGATGGTCAGCGAGGTGGCGTCTGCCGTGTAGGTGCATTTCGCCGTCTGGGTATCGGCGCTGCCGTTGAGAGCGGTAGCCGCGGCGGTGAGGGTGGCGGCCAGGTTGGCGCCGATCAGGATCTGGTTGCCGGTCGTCAGCGCACTCACGAACGTCCATTCCGTCCCGTTGAGCGTGATCGTCGAATTCGCGGCCGGCTGGGTGCTGAAGGTCAGCTTGCCCGTGGCGGCGGCGAAGGCTGTGGTGACCGGTGCGCCCAAGCCACCCTTCAGCCAGTAACCCATATTGCGGACACAGGCCGGCACGGTGACATCGCCGTCATTGGTGATGACGTCGAACGTCGGATCGGACGGGTTTCGCCCCTGGCCGAGCGTGTCGTCCGTCACCAGGGCCTGTTCGGCGCCCAGATTGGACTGGGTGAAGGGTTGCGAGGCGAAGCCGGATGAGGGCGCAACGCCATATGTCGTCTCAAAAGCCAGCGCCATGACGGCATTGGCACCACGGGCCCAGGGCATGGGTGTCTCCTTATAAAAGTGGTGGGATTACTTCAGCGGGTTCGCCGTCCCGTAGGTGACGACGAAGTAAAAAAGGGCGCCGCCAACGGTTTCGGCGCCGTCGGCGGTGGCGTCGTCCGGATCCGGAACGTCAAGATCGACCCAGTCGCACCGGTCCTGGCCGTCGAAATTGAGGCGGCGGTTAGCTTCAACCGCATCGCCGATCGATACAAGCATCCGGTCGACGAACTGGTCGCGGGTCAGTGTGGCCGACTCATAGCCCATCACGACACAGGGCACCTTGCGCTCATAAATATAGCGAAGCTGGCCGAGTTCAGTGTCGATCAGGACGGACTCACCGCGTTTGATTTCAGCATATCCGCCGGCACTGACGCGCGGCGCCTTATCCGGGTTGAAATGGACGTCGGCATGGGGCAAGGCGGCCTTGACCAGGCGAAAACAACCGTTATCGACGTCTTCATGACTGGACATGATCAGTTTCCGAGATGTCCGGCCACCAGGCCGGGTGTGCGCGCTGCCCATTGATCGATGCGGCGCTGGATATCGACCCGCTTGCCAGGCCGAACGGATTTCACCAGAACGAACATCAGCACCAGCTCGGGCTTGCGCCCCTGGGCCAGCCGTCCACGGGTTGCCTGACGGAAGCCCCGGCCGCTCTTGCCGGCCACCACATTGACGAAGGCGTAATAATGGCCGAGGCGACCAGGCCGCAGGATCAGGTCCTGATTATAAAGGGTCTCGACCTCGACCGGCGTCATGGGCGTCGCGCCGCCGCGGCCATGCTTGTTCGGCGTGTTCTTGGTCGGGATGGCCAGCATCCTGCCGCCATTGACCGGGACAATGTTCGGATTGCGATCGAAGGCGTCGAGGATCTTCGGCGCTTTCGACCAGACCAGGGCGGCTGGGTCCAGGCTCTTGCCATGCGATGGATAGACCTTGAAGCGCCAGGTATTGGCCAGTTTACGACCGAGGCCGGCCTTGATGACGTCCTGGCGGAAGTCGTTACACAGCCCCTCCCCGACTTCATTCATGGCAGCCGTTGCGGCCTTTGCCATTTCATCCTCGGCCGCGGCAAACGCCTCGTGCAGGCCCGTTATCTGGCTGCTCACCGTGAAACGGTTTCCGTGGCTTCGCAGGTCCAGACCCGCCCTCGCCGATCGAGGCGCTGGGGTGGCGCGATAATCCTCAAAAGCTGACCACCGACCTCGACCAGGTCGTCGATCGCCGGACAAGGCACCTCTTTGACGCGAACCTTCAGGATATTGGCCTCGGCCAGAATGCCGGTGCCGGCGGCCATCAGTTCGCGGTCATTATGAAACCGGCGGATCAGGGCATCCTGATACTGCCACTTTCCGGGCGCGCCGAAGGTCTCAAAGGCGAGATCGAGCTGCTCTTCCATGGCGTCGTCGAATACGGACATGGCTTGCCTCCGATTTTAGAAATGATGGGGAGGGCCACAGGAATAACCCTCCCCGCATCCGGCGGCAGGACTGTACGCGCCGCCGGACGGACCCGGTTAGTAGGCGGTCGGCGTGGTCGAGGTGCCGTCGCCGGCCAGAACCTTGACCAGCAACTTCGGGCGACGCCAGAAGGGAAGCTGGTTCATGCGGCCGAGCAGCTCGATACCCTTGCCGTGATCCATGACCTTTTCGGTGATCCAGATGGCGGCGTCTTCCGGCGAAACGTCCGATCCGTCCAGCAGGGCGATGTCGTCCGGCGGGCAGCCATAGGTCACGTGGCTGCTGGTCGTGCCGGCGGGATAGGCGTGGCCGGTATCGGCGGCGATGACGCGCTGGGGGCCGGTCATCAGGGGAATGATCGCCGGATTTTCGTGGAAGGTGATATTGCCGAAGGTGAAGGTGCGCGGGCGCCATTCATCCTCGACCCCACGGACAGGTTGGCCAGGGCGAGGGCGTTTTCCGACGCCAGCCACTTGTCCTTGACCTTCGGGTGATTGATCAACTTCTGGAAGAACCCGGAATCGACCTCGACATTGACCATGGTCATGCTTTCGTCGGTCAGGTCCTGGCTGATCAGTTGATAGACCAGGGCGCACTTGCCCTCGACATCGGTCGTGTCGTCCGAGAGATCGAAATAGACTACCTTTTGTGTGATTTCGAAGGCCGTGAAGAGGTTCAGCACCTCGGCGCCCTTGCCGTCCGTGATGATGCCCTTCAGGGCGCCCCAGCGGAACCATTCGCGCGTCATGTCGAACTTCTTGCGCAGGCGCGCCAGGGTGCGGTTGGTCTGGTTCGCCAGGGTCTCGGGATTGCGGGACCGCTCAAAGAGCGCCATCATATTCTTGATGTCCCTGGCCGTGAAGGCGTCCTCGTGCTCGACCTGTGGCACGCGGAAGATGCGGCCGACGCTTGAGCCTTTGCGCGCCTCCGAACGGCCGACCGGCAAAACGGTTATGACGTCGTTCTCCATGTTGATCTCGAAGTACTCGGTCGCCAGCAGCTCATCTTCGACGAAGAGGCCCTGGCGGCTGAGATAGCCGTACTGGTTCGGCAGCACATTGATGGCCAGCGAATAGTCGATATTGGTATAGGGGAGCGGGCTCGCCCCCGTCTTGTCGACGACAGTGGTAGACATGTCTTTTTTCCTATTTTTGAGGGGATTAAAGGGTCGGGCGGCGAGCCGTTACCGGGGATTGGCCGTCAATGACGACCGGGGATCAGTTGCGGGCCAGAATACTGCGCGCTTCGAGCTGGGCGACCCAGACGGCCTTCTGAGCGTCCGTGGTGCTGTCCGGCCAGACCAGTTCATCGCGGACCACGACGGCCGGCCCGCGATCGAGCACCATGTCCAGAGTGACATCCTCACCATCGGGCGCGGTGGCTTCGCACAGGCAGATAGCGGCGGCGATCTGCGAGCCATCGGTGGCCGAGGCATCGACCGGCACATACTTTTCGGCGTCGTCCGAGGCCGTCACCGTATATTTGACCTGGGCGCCCGCAGCCCAGTCGGTGGCGCCATCCGCGATCGTGCCGGCCAGGCCGCCGATCGAGAAGGCGGAACCCACCGTGATGATGCCCATATTGACGCCGTCGGGATCCTCCAGGGCGAACACGCCGCCGGCGGACACCGGCTCGATGCAGGTGGCGACCCAGACGCCGAGCTTTGTATTGGCGGCGGCGGTGGCGCCGGTGATGGCGCCATCGCCCGTCCCGGTCTTGGCCGCGGCCACCGAGCGGGCACCGACGGCAATGACACCGAGAACCGCCAGCATGGCGAAGACACGTGCCGAACCCGAGCCGGCCAGGCCGGTGACGTTCACGCCGCGGGTAAATTGCTGGTTATACTCATGACGGATCAGATGCCCTTCCGTCTTCGGGCTGGTGGTCTTGATGACTTGCATCGCTTAGCTCCTGATTG
This sequence is a window from Asticcacaulis sp.. Protein-coding genes within it:
- a CDS encoding major capsid protein, whose protein sequence is MTFHENPAIIPLMTGPQRVIAADTGHAYPAGTTSSHVTYGCPPDDIALLDGSDVSPEDAAIWITEKVMDHGKGIELLGRMNQLPFWRRPKLLVKVLAGDGTSTTPTAY
- a CDS encoding DUF6441 family protein, whose product is MSSQITGLHEAFAAAEDEMAKAATAAMNEVGEGLCNDFRQDVIKAGLGRKLANTWRFKVYPSHGKSLDPAALVWSKAPKILDAFDRNPNIVPVNGGRMLAIPTKNTPNKHGRGGATPMTPVEVETLYNQDLILRPGRLGHYYAFVNVVAGKSGRGFRQATRGRLAQGRKPELVLMFVLVKSVRPGKRVDIQRRIDQWAARTPGLVAGHLGN
- a CDS encoding phage tail tube protein, translating into MPWARGANAVMALAFETTYGVAPSSGFASQPFTQSNLGAEQALVTDDTLGQGRNPSDPTFDVITNDGDVTVPACVRNMGYWLKGGLGAPVTTAFAAATGKLTFSTQPAANSTITLNGTEWTFVSALTTGNQILIGANLAATLTAAATALNGSADTQTAKCTYTADATSLTIEHDTLGIAGNTYTLETTTTATLSGDTLTGGANKHVFTSGGTVLPPMSIEVGLPDLLKYFMNYGMGVNSLKMSAARSGLLSPVVSLFGKNESVATTSQAGTPSVKPTKRLAQFSGAIKRNGVALGKVTAGDWTYSNDLEKGEDITETGDISDLTASVWSFLVNMTVRFADSVLLDQATNKSPCELSFGWKIDDSNSFTVTAARVFIPKPKKPITGPKGIQMTFAGRAALDPDTGAGVTFELVNDVAGY
- a CDS encoding head decoration protein; this translates as MQVIKTTSPKTEGHLIRHEYNQQFTRGVNVTGLAGSGSARVFAMLAVLGVIAVGARSVAAAKTGTGDGAITGATAAANTKLGVWVATCIEPVSAGGVFALEDPDGVNMGIITVGSAFSIGGLAGTIADGATDWAAGAQVKYTVTASDDAEKYVPVDASATDGSQIAAAICLCEATAPDGEDVTLDMVLDRGPAVVVRDELVWPDSTTDAQKAVWVAQLEARSILARN
- a CDS encoding major capsid protein translates to MSTTVVDKTGASPLPYTNIDYSLAINVLPNQYGYLSRQGLFVEDELLATEYFEINMENDVITVLPVGRSEARKGSSVGRIFRVPQVEHEDAFTARDIKNMMALFERSRNPETLANQTNRTLARLRKKFDMTREWFRWGALKGIITDGKGAEVLNLFTAFEITQKVVYFDLSDDTTDVEGKCALVYQLISQDLTDESMTMVNVEVDSGFFQKLINHPKVKDKWLASENALALANLSVGSRMNGARAPSPSAISPSTKIRRSFP